From Pseudorasbora parva isolate DD20220531a chromosome 25, ASM2467924v1, whole genome shotgun sequence, one genomic window encodes:
- the LOC137064938 gene encoding carboxypeptidase A1-like, which produces MDRLLFLASLFVAVFAKKTFEQHKVLRINAEDEAQISLLKELSEHAPRLGLDFWMEPVHESLPVDVRVPFHSLQLVRAFLAYNEIEYDVMIENVQDLLDDEGREMAKYRALPKSTDDFVYSAYHNLNAIYSFMDMLVKENSNLVSKIVIGQSYERRPLNVLKFSTGANRPGIWIDTGIHSREWVTQASGIWFAKKIVTDYRRDPVLTDILNNYDIFLEIVTNPDGFAYTHSSDRMWRKTRKPNPGSSCVGVDPNRNWDANFGGPGSSNNPCSQTYHGPSAHSEPEVKAIVDFVKSHGNLKAFVSIHSYSQMLLYPYGYTRTPAKDRPELHKLARKAIHALQSLYNTSYKFGSIITTIYQASGGTIDWTYNQGIKYSYTFELRDTGRYGFILPANQIVPTAEETWLALMAIMEHTKNNPY; this is translated from the exons ATGGACAGATTACTATTTTTAGCTTCTTTgtttgtggctgtttttgcCAAAAAGACTTTTGAGCA ACACAAGGTTCTTCGGATCAACGCAGAAGATGAGGCACAAATCTCTCTCCTGAAGGAACTTTCTGAACATGCCCCTCGTCTTGGA CTGGACTTCTGGATGGAGCCCGTTCATGAGTCCCTGCCTGTGGATGTCCGTGTCCCCTTTCACAGTCTCCAACTTGTCAGAGCGTTCCTGGCGTACAATGAGATCGAGTATGATGTCATGATTGAGAATGTTCAG GATTTGCTGGATGATGAGGGACGTGAGATGGCGAAATATCGCGCCTTGCCAAAAAGTACCGATGATTTTGTCTACTCCGCCTACCATAACCTGAACGCt ATTTACTCTTTCATGGACATGCTTGTGAAAGAAAACAGTAATCTGGTCAGCAaaattgtgattggtcagagcTATGAGAGGCGCCCCTTGAACGTCCTGAAG TTCAGCACTGGAGCGAACCGTCCAGGTATCTGGATCGACACTGGCATCCACTCCAGAGAATGGGTCACTCAGGCCAGCGGAATCTGGTTTGCCAAGAAG ATCGTGACCGACTACAGACGTGACCCCGTCCTCACCGACATCCTTAACAACTATGACATCTTCTTGGAGATCGTCACCAACCCTGATGGTTTTGCATACACCCACAGCAGT GACCGCATGTGGCGTAAAACCAGAAAGCCGAACCCTGGCTCCAGCTGTGTTGGAGTTGATCCCAACAGAAACTGGGACGCTAATTTTGGAG GTCCTGGATCCAGCAATAACCCATGCTCTCAGACCTATCATGGACCCAGTGCTCATTCTGAGCCAGAGGTCAAGGCCATTGTGGACTTTGTGAAATCTCACGGCAACCTCAAGGCCTTTGTGTCCATCCACAGCTATTCCCAGATGCTCCTGTATCCATACGGATACACAAGGACTCCTGCCAAGGACAGGCCTGAACTG CATAAGCTCGCCAGAAAAGCCATACATGCACTGCAGTCGTTGTATAACACTAGCTACAAATTTGGAAGCATCATTACAACCATCT ACCAAGCCAGTGGAGGTACTATTGACTGGACTTACAATCAGGGCATCAAGTACTCCTACACCTTTGAGCTGAGAGACACCGGCCGCTATGGTTTCATCCTGCCAGCCAATCAGATCGTCCCAACTGCTGAGGAGACCTGGCTGGCCCTGATGGCCATCATGGAGCACACCAAAAATAACccatattaa